A genomic segment from Klebsiella africana encodes:
- the hypE gene encoding hydrogenase expression/formation protein HypE: MKSVQLAHGSGGQAMQQLIGDLFMQAFANPWLAEQEDQARLDLAALAAQGDRLAFSTDSYVIDPLFFPGGNIGKLAVCGTANDVAVSGAIPRYLSCGFILEEGLEMATLEAVVASMADTARAAGIAIVTGDTKVVPRGAADKLFINTAGIGAIPAEVHWGTQQISAGDMLLVSGTLGDHGATILNLREQMGLDGALSSDCAVLTPLIQTLRPLSGVKALRDATRGGVNAVAHEFAAASGCGIELHEAALPVNDTVRGVCELLGLDALNFANEGKLVLAVARDEAENVLAHLRSHALGRDAAIIGEVVARPGVRSVGLYGVKRTLDLPHAEPLPRIC; this comes from the coding sequence ATGAAAAGCGTCCAGTTAGCCCATGGTAGCGGCGGTCAGGCAATGCAGCAGTTGATCGGCGACCTGTTTATGCAAGCCTTTGCCAACCCCTGGCTGGCGGAGCAGGAGGACCAGGCGCGCCTCGATCTGGCGGCGCTCGCAGCCCAGGGGGATCGCCTCGCCTTCTCCACTGACAGCTACGTGATTGACCCGCTATTTTTCCCCGGCGGCAATATCGGCAAGCTGGCCGTCTGCGGTACTGCCAACGATGTGGCGGTCAGCGGCGCCATCCCACGCTATCTTTCCTGTGGGTTTATTCTCGAGGAGGGGCTGGAGATGGCTACCCTGGAAGCAGTGGTCGCCAGCATGGCCGACACCGCCCGGGCTGCAGGGATCGCCATCGTCACCGGCGATACTAAAGTGGTGCCGCGCGGCGCGGCGGATAAGCTGTTTATTAACACCGCCGGTATCGGCGCCATCCCGGCAGAGGTTCACTGGGGAACGCAGCAGATTAGCGCCGGTGATATGCTGCTGGTCAGCGGTACGCTGGGAGATCATGGTGCCACCATCCTTAACCTGCGTGAGCAGATGGGGTTGGACGGCGCGCTGTCCAGCGACTGCGCGGTGCTGACGCCGCTTATCCAGACCCTGCGGCCGCTGAGCGGGGTGAAAGCCCTGCGCGACGCCACCCGCGGCGGGGTGAACGCCGTTGCCCATGAGTTCGCCGCCGCCAGCGGCTGCGGCATTGAGCTGCATGAAGCGGCGCTGCCGGTCAACGACACGGTGCGCGGCGTCTGCGAGCTGCTTGGGTTGGACGCGCTGAACTTTGCCAATGAAGGCAAGCTGGTGCTCGCCGTCGCCCGCGACGAGGCGGAAAACGTGCTGGCGCATTTACGGTCTCACGCGTTAGGACGCGATGCGGCGATAATCGGCGAAGTGGTCGCCCGCCCGGGCGTACGTTCCGTTGGGCTGTACGGCGTGAAGCGTACGCTCGATCTTCCCCACGCCGAACCGCTGCCGAGAATTTGTTAA
- a CDS encoding HypC/HybG/HupF family hydrogenase formation chaperone gives MCIGIPGQICAIDGVLAKVEVCGIQRDVDLTLVGAVDEQGQPRLGQWVLVHVGFAMSVINEAEARDTLEALQNMFDVEPDVGALLYGEER, from the coding sequence ATGTGCATAGGCATTCCGGGACAAATTTGCGCCATCGACGGCGTACTGGCAAAAGTGGAAGTTTGCGGTATTCAGCGCGACGTCGACCTGACGCTGGTCGGCGCCGTTGATGAGCAGGGGCAGCCGCGGCTCGGCCAGTGGGTGCTGGTGCACGTCGGCTTCGCCATGAGCGTCATTAATGAAGCCGAAGCCCGCGACACCCTCGAGGCGCTGCAAAATATGTTCGATGTGGAGCCGGACGTCGGCGCGCTGCTGTACGGCGAGGAGCGATAA
- the hypD gene encoding hydrogenase formation protein HypD, whose amino-acid sequence MRYVDEYRAPEQVMQLVAHLQQRAHLLPHTAARPLRIMEVCGGHTHAIFKFGLDQLLPENIEFIHGPGCPVCVLPMGRIDACIEIASRPGVIFCTFGDAMRVPGKNGSLLQAKARGADVRIVYSPMDALRLAQQNPQREVVFFGLGFETTMPATALTLRQAREQNVDNFYFFCQHITLLPTLRSLLDQPDNGIDAFLAPGHVSMVIGTEAYDFIASDYHRPLVVAGFEPLDLLQGAVMLVEQTIAQRSDVENQYRRVVPDEGNPLAQAAMADVFCLDGDSEWRGLGVITDSGVHLTPAYQRFDAEAHFRPAPQRVCDDPRARCGEVLTGRCKPHQCPLFASTCNPQSAFGALMVSSEGACAAWYQYRSQENEA is encoded by the coding sequence ATGCGTTACGTAGATGAATACCGCGCCCCCGAACAGGTGATGCAGCTGGTGGCCCACCTTCAGCAGCGTGCGCATCTGCTGCCGCACACCGCCGCACGACCACTGCGCATCATGGAGGTCTGCGGCGGCCATACCCATGCCATTTTTAAATTCGGTCTCGACCAGCTGTTGCCGGAGAACATCGAATTTATTCATGGGCCCGGCTGCCCGGTGTGCGTCCTGCCGATGGGGCGCATCGATGCCTGCATTGAGATTGCCAGCCGCCCGGGAGTGATTTTCTGCACCTTCGGCGACGCTATGCGCGTGCCGGGTAAAAACGGCTCGCTGCTGCAGGCGAAAGCCCGCGGCGCCGATGTCCGCATCGTTTACTCGCCGATGGACGCTCTGCGGCTGGCGCAGCAAAACCCGCAGCGTGAGGTGGTCTTTTTCGGACTCGGTTTCGAAACCACCATGCCCGCCACCGCCCTGACCCTGCGTCAGGCGCGGGAGCAAAACGTCGATAACTTCTACTTTTTCTGCCAGCACATCACCCTGCTGCCGACCCTGCGCAGTCTGCTGGACCAGCCGGATAACGGAATCGACGCCTTTCTCGCCCCGGGTCACGTCAGTATGGTGATCGGCACCGAGGCCTACGACTTTATCGCCAGCGACTATCACCGTCCTTTAGTGGTCGCCGGTTTCGAACCGCTTGATCTACTGCAAGGCGCGGTGATGCTGGTTGAGCAGACAATAGCGCAGCGCAGCGATGTGGAAAATCAGTACCGTCGCGTGGTGCCGGATGAGGGTAACCCGCTGGCGCAGGCGGCGATGGCCGACGTATTTTGTCTTGATGGCGATAGCGAATGGCGCGGTCTGGGGGTCATCACTGACTCCGGCGTGCACCTCACGCCAGCCTATCAGCGCTTCGATGCCGAGGCGCATTTTCGCCCGGCGCCGCAGCGCGTGTGCGACGATCCGCGCGCCCGCTGCGGTGAGGTGCTGACCGGCCGCTGCAAACCGCACCAGTGCCCGCTCTTCGCCAGCACCTGCAATCCGCAAAGCGCCTTTGGCGCGCTGATGGTCTCCTCTGAAGGGGCCTGCGCCGCCTGGTATCAATATCGCAGTCAGGAAAATGAAGCATGA
- the hypA gene encoding hydrogenase maturation nickel metallochaperone HypA → MHEITLSQRALEIIEQQAQQAGARRVTGVWLKVGAFSCVEASALTFCFELVCRGTLAEGCELHIAEQQAECWCDRCQQYIHLVSQHVRRCPHCNNDQLQIVADDGLQIQRLELE, encoded by the coding sequence ATGCACGAAATCACCCTCAGCCAGCGGGCGCTGGAAATTATTGAACAACAGGCGCAGCAGGCTGGCGCGCGGCGGGTCACCGGCGTGTGGCTTAAAGTCGGCGCTTTTTCCTGCGTGGAAGCCAGCGCCCTGACCTTCTGCTTTGAGCTGGTCTGCCGCGGCACGTTGGCGGAGGGGTGCGAACTGCATATCGCCGAACAACAGGCTGAATGCTGGTGCGATCGCTGTCAGCAGTACATCCATCTTGTCTCGCAGCACGTCCGCCGCTGCCCGCACTGCAACAACGACCAGCTGCAGATCGTGGCGGATGACGGCTTACAGATTCAGCGTTTAGAATTGGAGTAA
- the hycA gene encoding formate hydrogenlyase regulator HycA — MTIWEISEKADYIADRHRQQQEQWHIYCNSLVQGITLSKARLHHAMSCAPDKELCFVLFGHFQVFVALAEGFNSHTIEYYVENKNGGDKYLIAQATLAMDGTVDGRISNRSREQVLEHYLAIIATVYDRLYDAMEQDQPVDLSHLALTH; from the coding sequence ATGACTATTTGGGAAATAAGTGAAAAGGCGGATTACATCGCCGACCGTCACCGGCAGCAGCAGGAGCAGTGGCACATCTACTGTAACTCGCTGGTTCAGGGGATCACCCTGTCGAAAGCCCGTCTGCATCACGCGATGAGCTGCGCGCCGGACAAAGAGCTGTGCTTCGTGCTGTTTGGCCATTTTCAGGTATTCGTCGCCCTCGCGGAAGGCTTCAACAGCCACACCATCGAATACTACGTCGAAAACAAAAACGGCGGTGATAAGTATCTGATTGCTCAGGCCACGCTCGCCATGGATGGCACGGTCGACGGCCGCATCAGCAACCGCTCTCGCGAGCAGGTACTGGAGCACTATCTGGCGATTATCGCCACCGTCTATGACCGTCTGTACGACGCCATGGAACAAGACCAACCGGTGGATTTAAGCCATCTGGCGCTGACCCACTGA
- the hycC gene encoding formate hydrogenlyase subunit 3, producing MSVIGLVNQAVAWYAASAVLAFLFAMRKPLSGAIAGIGGAVASAMLVVAGGAALLMPERIHGGMLQFLHLTMRVGGVNALWLLAIGLSALPVSLFNISWHRHPQVKANGLLVNLLLAAATCAVVVTNIGSLVVMAEIMALCAAFLTGCAASGKLWFALGRLGTLLMAWTCWLVWSTYGTLELAQINLQAVDMMQNPLLWLPGLVGFALLAGAIPLHGWAPQAHAGASAPAAALFSTVVMKVGLYGMLTVSLAGGVPPLWWGIMLLVLGMITAFIGGLYALMEHNIQRLLAYHTLENIGIILLGLGAFVTGVATSNTTLMVLGFIGGMYHLINHSLFKTTLFLGAGAVWFRTGHRDIEKLGGIGKKMPLISLAMLVGLMAMAALPPLNGFAGEWVIYQSFFKMSTGDLFIGRLLGPLLAVGLAITGALAVMCMAKVYGVTFLGAPRTKEAENATCAPWLMTLSVVLAAVFCLVGGIAAPWLLPLVSGAFPVQAQVSSVVSQPMIALLLIACPLLPFLLMIFFKGDRLAARSRGAAWVCGYDHEQSMVVTAHGFAMPVKEAFAPLLKLRHWLNPVRLVPGWQSSSAPALLRGIALVELAVLVVIVISRGA from the coding sequence ATGAGTGTAATTGGATTAGTGAATCAGGCGGTGGCGTGGTATGCCGCCAGCGCCGTACTGGCCTTTCTGTTTGCCATGCGCAAACCGCTCAGCGGCGCCATTGCCGGGATCGGCGGCGCGGTGGCCAGCGCCATGCTGGTGGTCGCTGGCGGCGCCGCGCTGCTGATGCCGGAGCGGATCCACGGCGGCATGCTGCAGTTTCTGCATCTGACGATGCGGGTGGGCGGTGTCAACGCGCTGTGGCTGCTGGCCATCGGCCTGTCGGCGCTGCCGGTGTCATTGTTCAATATTAGCTGGCATCGCCATCCGCAGGTGAAGGCCAACGGCCTGCTGGTCAACCTGTTGCTGGCCGCCGCGACCTGCGCGGTGGTGGTGACTAATATCGGTTCGCTGGTGGTGATGGCGGAGATCATGGCGCTCTGCGCGGCGTTTCTCACCGGCTGTGCCGCCTCCGGTAAGCTGTGGTTTGCCCTGGGCCGTCTCGGCACGTTGCTGATGGCCTGGACCTGCTGGCTGGTGTGGTCGACCTACGGCACCCTCGAGCTGGCGCAGATCAACCTCCAGGCGGTGGATATGATGCAGAATCCGCTGCTGTGGCTGCCGGGGCTGGTGGGATTCGCTCTGCTGGCCGGGGCGATCCCGCTGCACGGCTGGGCGCCGCAGGCTCACGCCGGGGCCAGCGCGCCGGCCGCCGCGCTGTTTTCCACCGTGGTGATGAAGGTCGGTTTGTACGGCATGTTGACCGTTTCACTGGCCGGCGGCGTGCCGCCGCTGTGGTGGGGGATCATGCTGCTGGTGCTGGGGATGATCACCGCCTTTATCGGCGGACTGTATGCGCTGATGGAGCATAACATTCAGCGCCTGCTGGCCTATCACACTCTGGAGAATATCGGCATTATCCTGCTGGGGCTGGGCGCTTTTGTCACCGGCGTGGCGACCAGCAACACCACGCTGATGGTGCTGGGCTTTATCGGTGGCATGTATCACCTGATTAACCACAGCCTGTTCAAAACTACGCTGTTCCTCGGGGCCGGGGCGGTGTGGTTCCGCACCGGCCATCGCGATATCGAGAAGCTGGGCGGCATCGGTAAAAAAATGCCGCTGATCTCCCTTGCCATGCTGGTGGGGCTGATGGCGATGGCGGCCCTGCCGCCGCTGAACGGCTTCGCCGGCGAGTGGGTTATCTATCAATCCTTCTTCAAAATGAGCACTGGCGACCTGTTTATCGGCCGTCTGCTGGGCCCGCTGCTGGCCGTTGGTCTGGCAATCACCGGTGCACTGGCGGTGATGTGTATGGCGAAAGTCTATGGCGTGACCTTCCTTGGCGCGCCGCGGACGAAAGAGGCGGAAAACGCCACCTGCGCCCCCTGGCTGATGACCCTGAGCGTGGTGCTGGCGGCGGTGTTCTGCCTCGTTGGCGGTATTGCCGCGCCGTGGCTGCTGCCGCTGGTGAGCGGCGCCTTCCCGGTACAGGCTCAGGTATCGAGCGTGGTGTCGCAGCCGATGATCGCGCTGCTGCTTATCGCCTGCCCGCTGCTGCCGTTCCTGCTGATGATCTTCTTTAAAGGCGATCGCCTGGCGGCGCGCTCGCGCGGCGCGGCGTGGGTCTGTGGTTACGATCACGAACAGTCGATGGTGGTGACCGCCCACGGCTTTGCCATGCCGGTGAAAGAGGCCTTTGCGCCGTTGCTGAAGCTGCGTCACTGGTTGAATCCGGTGCGTCTGGTTCCGGGCTGGCAATCGTCCTCGGCGCCGGCGCTGCTGCGCGGTATCGCGCTGGTTGAGCTAGCGGTGCTGGTGGTGATTGTCATTTCGCGAGGAGCCTGA
- the hypB gene encoding hydrogenase nickel incorporation protein HypB has protein sequence MCTTCGCGEGNLYIEGDERNPHSAFRSAPFAPAPRQKMTITGVKTDHFAPTRTPEGDLHYGHGEAGTHAPGQSQRRMLEVEIDVLDKNNRLAARNRARFAAKQQLVLNLVSSPGSGKTTLLTETLTRLKGRADCAVIEGDQQTVNDAARIRATGTPAIQVNTGKGCHLDAQMIADAAPRLPLADRGILFIENVGNLVCPASFDLGERHKVAVLSVTEGEDKPLKYPHMFAAASLMLLNKVDLLPYLNFDVEKCLACAREVNPHIEIILVSATSGEGMDQWLTWLETQRCA, from the coding sequence ATGTGTACAACATGCGGCTGTGGCGAAGGCAACCTCTATATTGAAGGAGACGAACGAAACCCGCATTCCGCGTTCCGCAGCGCCCCCTTCGCGCCCGCCCCACGCCAGAAGATGACCATCACCGGTGTCAAAACCGACCACTTTGCCCCCACCCGCACGCCAGAGGGCGACCTGCATTACGGCCACGGCGAAGCGGGTACCCACGCCCCGGGCCAAAGCCAGCGGCGGATGCTGGAAGTGGAGATCGACGTGCTGGATAAAAACAACCGCCTGGCGGCACGCAATCGCGCGCGCTTCGCGGCAAAACAGCAGCTGGTGCTGAATCTGGTTTCCAGCCCCGGCTCCGGTAAAACCACCCTGCTCACCGAAACCCTCACCCGGCTGAAAGGACGCGCCGACTGCGCGGTGATTGAAGGCGATCAGCAAACGGTCAATGACGCCGCCCGCATTCGCGCCACCGGCACCCCGGCGATTCAGGTCAATACCGGGAAAGGCTGCCATCTCGACGCCCAGATGATCGCCGATGCCGCCCCGCGCCTGCCGCTGGCTGACCGCGGCATTCTGTTTATCGAAAACGTCGGCAACCTGGTCTGCCCGGCGAGCTTCGACCTTGGCGAGCGCCATAAAGTGGCGGTGCTGTCGGTCACCGAAGGCGAAGACAAGCCGCTGAAATATCCGCATATGTTCGCCGCCGCCAGCCTGATGCTGCTCAATAAAGTCGACCTGCTGCCGTATCTCAATTTCGACGTTGAGAAGTGCCTGGCCTGCGCCCGCGAGGTCAATCCGCATATTGAAATTATTCTTGTCTCCGCCACCAGCGGCGAAGGCATGGACCAGTGGCTCACCTGGCTGGAGACGCAGCGATGTGCATAG
- a CDS encoding respiratory chain complex I subunit 1 family protein: MNLLIALLQALVLFAVAPLLSGIVRVARARLHNRRGPGVLQEYRDILKLLGRQSVGPDASGWVFRLTPYVMVGVMLTIATALPVVTVDSPLPVLGDLITLIYLFAIARFFFAISGLDTGSPFTALGSSREAMLGVLVEPILLLGLWVAAQVAGSTHISTITDTLYHWPAARSIPLILALCACAFATFIEMGKLPFDLAEAEQELQEGPLSEYSGSGFGILKWGISLKQLVVLQMFVGVFFPWGQMTSFSVGGLLLALVVAIVKLVVGVLIIALFENSMARLRFCATSRVTWAGFGFAFLAFVSLLVA, translated from the coding sequence ATGAATTTGTTAATTGCATTGCTACAGGCGCTGGTGCTGTTTGCCGTTGCGCCGCTGTTGTCCGGGATCGTTCGCGTCGCGCGCGCGCGGTTGCATAACCGCCGCGGACCGGGGGTACTGCAGGAGTATCGCGATATCCTGAAATTGCTGGGCCGCCAGAGCGTTGGCCCTGATGCCTCTGGCTGGGTGTTCCGCCTGACGCCGTATGTCATGGTGGGCGTGATGCTGACCATCGCCACCGCGCTGCCGGTGGTGACGGTGGACTCCCCGCTGCCGGTGCTCGGGGATCTCATCACCCTGATCTACCTGTTCGCCATCGCCCGTTTCTTCTTCGCCATTTCCGGTCTGGACACCGGCAGCCCGTTTACCGCGCTGGGCAGTAGCCGCGAAGCGATGCTCGGCGTGCTGGTGGAACCGATCCTGCTGCTGGGCCTGTGGGTGGCGGCGCAGGTCGCCGGCTCGACCCATATCAGCACCATCACCGATACCCTGTACCACTGGCCGGCGGCGCGCAGCATTCCACTGATCCTCGCGCTGTGCGCCTGCGCCTTCGCCACCTTTATCGAGATGGGCAAACTGCCTTTCGATCTGGCGGAAGCGGAGCAGGAGCTGCAGGAAGGGCCGCTGTCGGAATACAGCGGCAGCGGCTTTGGCATCCTGAAGTGGGGCATCAGCCTCAAACAGCTGGTGGTGCTGCAGATGTTTGTCGGCGTCTTCTTCCCGTGGGGCCAGATGACCAGCTTCAGCGTCGGTGGTCTGCTGCTGGCGCTGGTGGTGGCTATCGTCAAGCTGGTGGTGGGAGTGCTGATTATCGCCCTGTTCGAAAACAGCATGGCGCGTTTGCGCTTTTGTGCCACCTCCCGCGTCACCTGGGCCGGGTTTGGTTTCGCCTTTTTAGCTTTCGTCTCCTTGCTGGTGGCGTGA
- a CDS encoding 4Fe-4S dicluster domain-containing protein has protein sequence MNRFVIADSTVCIGCRTCEAACSETHRQHGLQAMPRLQVMRNEKESAPQMCHHCEDAPCATVCPVNAIQRVDGAVQLNESLCVSCKLCGIACPFGAIEFSGSRPLDIPANANTRLAPPAPPAPARVSSLLDWVPGVRAIAVKCDLCHFDDQGPACVRTCPTNALMLVDSRDIAQASKRKRQLTFNTDLGDLSLFQAQQGERE, from the coding sequence GTGAACCGTTTTGTAATTGCTGACTCCACTGTCTGTATCGGCTGCCGCACCTGCGAAGCCGCCTGCTCTGAGACGCATCGCCAGCACGGCCTGCAGGCTATGCCGCGGCTGCAGGTGATGCGTAATGAAAAAGAATCGGCACCGCAGATGTGCCACCACTGTGAAGATGCTCCCTGCGCCACTGTCTGCCCGGTTAACGCCATCCAGCGCGTCGATGGCGCGGTTCAGCTCAATGAGAGCCTCTGCGTAAGCTGCAAACTGTGCGGCATTGCCTGCCCGTTTGGCGCCATTGAATTCTCCGGCAGCCGTCCGCTGGATATCCCGGCGAATGCCAATACCCGGCTGGCGCCCCCTGCGCCGCCGGCGCCGGCCCGCGTCAGCTCGCTGCTCGACTGGGTACCGGGCGTGCGCGCTATTGCCGTGAAATGCGACCTCTGCCACTTCGATGACCAGGGCCCGGCCTGCGTGCGGACCTGTCCGACCAATGCGCTGATGCTGGTGGATAGCCGTGATATCGCCCAGGCCAGCAAGCGTAAACGCCAGCTGACCTTTAATACCGACCTTGGCGACTTGTCGCTGTTCCAGGCGCAACAGGGGGAGAGGGAATGA